One genomic window of Gossypium hirsutum isolate 1008001.06 chromosome D11, Gossypium_hirsutum_v2.1, whole genome shotgun sequence includes the following:
- the LOC107912213 gene encoding uncharacterized protein isoform X2: MDYDDNDFQSPNLHLAGEGNNKFPPVLRPYALSKFDFDDNLHGRLRFDSLVETEAFLGIESGEDNQWIEDFSRGSSGIAFSSSAAEPCSISRHNNVWSEAASSESVEMLLKSVGQDESVIGQSISKDSDACDELGGIIRKMEPSLEHGDSGLSKVGLQPALQTGEIPGKLSGLEGDVLGDHGDVSQTHKFDPSVDGALKAPNIRNTDLSEREESKDGEEIVVNENQVEVSVDQFVDNREQVDNFASGSQTDIVIPSVKNTCASSKDSDASDEQGGIIKQMEPTLKHGDCGLSEVDGSLQPALQTGEIPGKFSGLKGDVSGDHLLVEDVSQSHEFEPSIDRALEVPNMRNTDLPERDESKDGEQIVANQNQVEASVDQLVDNREQADKFASGSQVDTVIPSVQNTRSSSAFLESQDKIPFKNDVIDETVVSLARENVDSSQEVHIDGENLIGNAGASVTLHVQKHSALDIQSKEEGHAIGNIIPTVGKPSDRILKENSDLHMVEGCSKALGVESPPRTGISKDIVLSVGKLHNISPMPFVGDTNVKEKESETSNTDAQISVSRESKLDNLDSMVQVACDAIEKDLSEIHCHSDSKILSSKPEKYLLSVQDVKGSKGEGDGAHNTLGAEPTRIDEEFTVSEHNDDYKFDQSVSAAAKQNTQLPSDCSKTDHGEGGSPVVIKGVDSSSFGTGDNVAISGKSVDCVLLPYGKSLPSAAVFDQKEVQVSSPEASLSIMKSTEMKTVKGAPCEAGEQSSCKKVDQSLSSEDTSNAVGQSGDQTVHGVSLEAVKNMHAPSNVSDSIVRETDGAEAEVVSKRGSSVSSGAVSIQDNNKTLTNSEPSTSKELSHNADQNHPEDGDHKLPSEQISGQIVVHHADGDHVKTHNSSFPSAPSSESQTKIHIMECGSSSADLDNPSCGSPILVRISEQPESEIGTPTVKGSKDLGASVSGVTNGEGNKEMSISQDTKGHVASSGDGSFTFEVSPLASLSEKEAGKNWQPFSTVQHDKTSSVVERIPSTSKRENLGGGSKGSSERKTRRAGSKSTGKEAAKKGVVAKDTTPARQSERSGRTSNVSLSTSEIGQLVKSNEMQYLGHMEVFNQPFTDLQQVQLRSQIFVYGALIQGIAPDEAYMISAFGGPDGGRTIWEKAWQACMDRVHCKKSLVSPETPLQTHIGAKTPDQSIKQNALQTKTTSSPASLSNNRGTSTTIVKPMIPLSSPLWTIPTPSSDALQPASIPRGAVADYQQALSPLHTPPIRNFVGHNAPWMSQSPFRGPWVPQSSAFDNNTHFPVLPITEAVNLTPVREASVPNSSIMKQVSTVPMVQSGSPANVLAGTPLLDNKNATFRTGQHSADPKPRKRKMSTVSEDHGQIILHSQTETLLDTVVNSHASTPAAITTPAAIVSKLATDKFITSVSTDYLEKGDRDSDPKATLSEETLGKLKEAQKQAEVAAALAAAAVSHSQEIWNQLDKQKNTGLAPDVETKLTSAAVAIAAAAAVAKAAAAAANVASNAALQAKMMADEVLVPSGCRDPIPINALSSDSVKKLGKATTASILRGEDASTSSNSVIVAAKEASKRRVEAASAASKQAENMDAVVKAAELAAEAVSQAGKIVMGEPFPLTELVEAGPEAYWKVSHASPEPNAAIREHLDKGGNVEAPGSVVGHSEEVPTDKNENQSNNHEISLILREMARDSVQDHSRLTDGILGSAATSGNDKKGQKGRKASDIAKSKGVSTNTEHGKAKETSKDNNVKEGSHVEVLRDGDGGGLKVAWFPADILELKDGKAYVCYNELRSEDGDRLKEWVEVEGEGDRAPRIRSSRPITAMPFEGTRKRCRAAMGDYNWSTGDRVDAWIQDSWWEGVVNEKSKKDETSFTIHFPAQGETSVVKAWLLRPSLMWKDGNWVEWSSCGDNDGSSHEGDTPLEKRPRICSPVIENKEDSTKCFDSKESEKPDNTRLLDLTAGEKIFNIGKSTRDESKPGSLRMKRSGLKKEGSRVIFGVPKPGKKRKFMEVSKHYVADRSSRTLGTSDSAKFTKHSMPRGSEPGTKNKTEPKEKRNVISKPKVLKSGKPPSVSSRTIPQKDSLSSIVGSEPDDAVTADVSKFKDSASGAENISGEHNLELRSSSSDGAAEGQVLFSCAALPSDAPPEKASTSNAKSESISKGKLAPVSGKLAKVEEEMKIVSEAVEPRRSNRKIQPTSRLLEGIQSSLIISKVPVSHDKGQKGQSRSTRGSNQG, translated from the exons ATGGATTATGATGACAATGATTTCCAAAGCCCAAATCTTCATTTAGCTGGCGAAGGGAACAATAAATTTCCCCCTGTATTACGCCCGTATGCTCTCTCCAAATTTGATTTTGATGATAACCTTCATGGGCGCTTAAGATTTGATAGTTTGGTTGAAACTGAAGCTTTTCTTGGCATTGAAAGCGGTGAAGATAATCAGTGGATTGAAGATTTTTCACGGGGGAGTAGTGGGATTGCATTTAGTTCAAGTGCAGCTGAGCCTTGTTCAATTTCTAGGCACAACAATGTCTGGTCTGAGGCTGCCTCTTCTGAATCAGTTGAAATGCTATTAAAATCTGTAGGACAGGACGAAAGTGTTATTGGTCAATCTATTAGTAAGGATTCAGATGCCTGTGATGAACTGGGTGGCATAATAAGGAAGATGGAGCCTAGTTTGGAACATGGAGATAGTGGTCTTTCTAAAGTAGGCTTACAGCCTGCCTTACAGACAGGTGAGATTCCAGGAAAATTATCTGGGTTGGAAGGTGATGTGTTGGGAGATCATGGCGATGTCTCTCAAACACATAAATTTGACCCCTCTGTTGATGGGGCATTGAAAGCTCCAAATATAAGAAATACTGACTTATCTGAGAGAGAGGAGTCTAAAGATGGTGAAGAAATTGTTGTTAACGAGAATCAAGTGGAAGTTTCGGTTGATCAATTTGTGGATAACAGGGAACAGGTAGATAACTTTGCTTCTGGGTCTCAAACTGATATTGTGATTCCCTCTGTGAAAAACACCTGTGCCAGTAGTAAGGATTCAGATGCCAGTGATGAACAAGGCGGCATAATAAAGCAGATGGAACCTACTTTGAAACATGGAGATTGTGGTCTTTCTGAAGTAGACGGCAGCTTACAGCCTGCCTTACAGACAGGTGAGATTCCAGGAAAGTTTTCTGGGTTGAAAGGTGATGTATCAGGAGATCATTTGTTGGTTGAAGATGTTTCTCAATCACATGAATTTGAGCCCTCTATTGATAGGGCATTGGAAGTTCCAAACATGAGAAATACTGACTTACCTGAGAGAGATGAGTCTAAAGATGGTGAACAAATTGTTGCTAATCAAAATCAAGTGGAAGCTTCGGTTGATCAATTAGTGGATAACAGGGAACAGGCAGATAAATTTGCTTCTGGGTCACAAGTTGATACTGTGATTCCCTCTGTGCAAAACACCCGTTCTAGTAGTGCATTTTTAGAGAGTCAAGATAAGATACCTTTTAAAAATGATGTCATTGATGAAACTGTTGTCAGTTTAGCAAGGGAAAATGTTGATTCAAGCCAAGAAGTTCACATTGATGGTGAGAACTTGATTGGAAATGCAGGTGCAAGTGTTACCTTGCATGTGCAGAAGCATTCGGCCTTGGACATTCAATCTAAGGAAGAAGGACATGCTATTGGAAATATTATACCTACTGTGGGCAAGCCATCTGATAGGATATTGAAAGAGAATTCTGACCTCCATATGGTGGAAGGGTGCAGCAAGGCCTTGGGTGTAGAAAGTCCTCCTCGAACTGGCATATCCAAAGATATTGTCTTGTCTGTAGGAAAATTACATAACATATCACCAATGCCCTTTGTTGGTGATACTAACGTTAAGGAGAAGGAAAGCGAAACCAGCAATACTGATGCTCAAATTTCTGTGAGTCGAGAGTCAAAGTTGGATAACTTGGATTCGATGGTGCAGGTAGCATGTGATGCCATTGAGAAAGATTTGTCAGAAATTCATTGCCACTCTGATTCAAAAATCTTGAGCAGCAAGCCTGAGAAATATTTGTTGTCAGTGCAAGATGTTAAAGGTTCTAAGGGTGAAGGTGATGGTGCCCACAATACTTTGGGAGCAGAACCTACGAGAATAGATGAGGAATTTACAGTCTCTGAACATAAtgatgattataaatttgatCAGAGTGTTTCAGCTGCTGCAAAGCAGAACACCCAATTGCCTTCTGATTGTAGTAAAACAGATCACGGGGAGGGTGGGTCTCCGGTTGTAATAAAGGGAGTTGATTCCTCTTCCTTTGGCACAGGTGACAATGTTGCCATCAGTGGGAAGTCAG TGGATTGTGTTCTTTTGCCTTATGGTAAGAGTCTCCCTTCTGCTGCTGTTTTTGATCAGAAAGAGGTTCAAGTGTCATCTCCAGAGGCAAGTCTCTCAATTATGAAGAGTACTGAAATGAAAACAGTAAAAGGTGCACCTTGTGAGGCTGGTGAACAGTCCTCTTGTAAGAAAGTTGATCAGTCCTTGTCAAGTGAGGATACCTCTAATGCTGTCGGCCAAAGTGGGGACCAGACAGTTCATGGTGTCAGTTTGGAGGCTGTAAAGAATATGCATGCACCTTCTAATGTCTCTGATTCAATTGTGAGAGAGACTGATGGTGCCGAAGCTGAAGTTGTTTCCAAAAGGGGTTCTTCAGTATCTTCAG GTGCCGTATCAATTCAAGATAATAACAAAACATTAACAAATTCAGAGCCTTCAACTTCAAAGGAACTGTCCCATAACGCTGACCAAAATCATCCTGAAGATGGTGACCACAAATTACCTTCTGAACAGATCAGTGGTCAAATTGTTGTGCATCATGCTGATG GTGATCATGTGAAGACACATAATAGTTCCTTTCCTTCTGCACCTTCATCCGAATCTCAAACTAAGATTCACATAATGGAATGTGGAAGTAGTAGTGCTGATCTTGACAATCCTTCCTGTGGATCTCCAATTCTCGTTAGAATTTCTGAGCAGCCAGAAAGTGAAATCGGAACACCTACTGTGAAAGGATCCAAAGATCTGGGTGCTTCAGTGTCTGGGGTCACTAATGGGGAAGGAAATAAAGAGATGTCTATTTCTCAGGATACTAAAGGACATGTTGCATCTTCTGGAGATGGAAGTTTCACCTTCGAGGTATCTCCATTGGCAAGTTTGTCTGAAAAAGAAGCTGGCAAGAATTGGCAACCTTTTTCTACTGTTCAACATGACAAAACATCCTCT GTTGTTGAGCGAATTCCATCAACCTCTAAAAGGGAAAATTTGGGTGGTGGTTCCAAGGGGTCTTCTGAGCGTAAAACAAGGCGAGCTGGTAGTAAGAGCACAGGAAAGGAAGCTGCTAAAAAGGGTGTTGTTGCAAAAGATACAACTCCTGCAAGACAATCAGAAAGAAGTGGTAGAACGAGTAATGTGTCACTCAGTACATCTGAAATTGGCCAGCTTGTGAAATCCAATGAGATGCAGTACTTGGGACACATGGAAG TGTTTAACCAGCCTTTTACAGACTTGCAACAAGTTCAATTACGTTCTCAGATTTTTGTATATGGTGCTCTGAT TCAAGGAATTGCACCTGATGAAGCTTATATGATATCAGCATTTGGGGGACCTG ATGGTGGAAGAACCATATGGGAGAAAGCTTGGCAAGCATGTATGGACAGGGTACATTGTAAAAAATCTCTTGTTAGCCCTGAAACTCCGTTGCAGACACATATAG GTGCTAAAACTCCCGATCAATCAATCAAACAAAATGCACTTCAGACTAAGACTACATCCTCACCTGCCAGTCTGTCCAACAACAGGGGTACTTCAACAACAATTGTAAAGCCAATGATCCCACTTTCCTCACCACTTTGGACTATTCCTACACCTTCCAGTGACGCCCTTCAACCAGCTAGTATTCCAAGAGGTGCAGTTGCGGACTATCAGCAGGCACTTTCTCCGTTGCATACTCCACCTATAAGGAATTTTGTTGGACATAATGCTCCTTGGATGTCCCAATCCCCTTTTCGTGGCCCCTGGGTTCCACAGAGTTCTGCATTTGATAACAATACCCATTTTCCTGTACTTCCTATCACAGAAGCAGTTAATTTAACTCCTGTAAGAGAAGCATCTGTGCCTAATTCTTCCATCATGAAACAGGTTTCAACAGTTCCTATGGTCCAGAGTGGTAGTCCTGCCAATGTCCTTGCAGGGACTCCCCTGCTTGACAACAAAAATGCAACATTTAGAACTGGTCAGCATTCTGCTGATCCAAAGCCTAGGAAAAGAAAAATGTCTACAGTTTCTGAGGACCATGGGCAGATTATACTGCATTCTCAAACAGAGACTCTTTTGGATACTGTTGTGAATAGTCATGCCTCTACGCCTGCTGCTATTACAACCCCCGCTGCCATTGTTTCAAAGTTGGCCACTGACAAATTTATTACGTCTGTCTCTACTGATTATCTTGAAAAGGGTGACAGAGATTCAGATCCGAAGGCTACTTTGTCTGAAGAGACCCTTGGTAAACTCAAAGAGGCTCAGAAGCAGGCGGAGGTTGCTGCTGCccttgctgctgctgctgttaGTCACAGTCAAGAAATATGGAATCAGTTGGACAAGCAAAAAAATACTGGGTTGGCACCAGATGTTGAAACTAAGCTGACTTCTGCAGCAGTTGCCATAGCAGCAGCGGCTGCTGTTGCAAAGGCTGCAGCTGCGGCTGCCAATGTTGCCTCAAATGCTGCCCTACAAGCAAAAATGATGGCTGATGAGGTGTTGGTTCCTAGTGGCTGCAGAGATCCTATTCCAATTAATGCTCTGTCTTCTGATAGTGTGAAGAAGCTTGGCAAGGCAACTACTGCATCCATCTTGAGGGGTGAAGATGCTTCTACTAGTTCAAATTCTGTTATTGTTGCTGCAAAGGAAGCTTCTAAAAGgagggtggaagctgcttcagcTGCCTCAAAGCAAGCTGAAAACATGGATGCCGTTGTTAAAGCTGCTGAGCTGGCAGCCGAAGCAGTATCTCAGGCTGGAAAAATTGTTATGGGGGAGCCTTTCCCATTGACTGAATTGGTAGAAGCTGGTCCTGAGGCATACTGGAAAGTATCCCATGCATCTCCTGAGCCAAATGCTGCTATCAGAGAACACTTAGACAAAGGTGGTAATGTGGAGGCTCCTGGTTCAGTTGTCGGGCATTCAGAAGAAGTTCCCACAGATAAGAACGAAAACCAAAGTAATAACCATGAAATATCACTGATTCTTAGAGAGATGGCCAGAGATTCCGTGCAGGATCATTCCAGGTTGACAGATGGCATTTTGGGTTCTGCTGCAACAAGTGGAAATGACAAAAAGGGACAAAAGGGTCGCAAAGCTTCAGATATTGCCAAAAGTAAAGGGGTGTCCACTAATACTGAACATGGGAAAGCAAAGGAAACTTCTAAAGATAACAATGTGAAGGAAGGTTCCCATGTTGAG GTATTGAGAGATGGAGATGGAGGTGGGTTGAAAGTAGCATGGTTCCCTGCTGATATTCTGGAGTTGAAAGATGGCAAAGCTTATGTGTGTTACAATGAACTTCGATCAGAGG ATGGTGATAGGCTAAAGGAATGGGTGGAGGTTGAAGGTGAAGGGGATAGAGCACCCAGGATACGCAGTTCTCGTCCTATTACAGCCATGCCTTTTGAAGGAACGAGGAAGAGATGCAGGGCTGCCATGGGGGACTATAATTGGTCCACTGGAGATAGGGTTGATGCATGGATACAAGATAG cTGGTGGGAGGGAGTTGTCAATGAGAAGAGCAAGAAAGATGAAACATCATTTACCATCCATTTTCCTG CTCAAGGAGAAACATCTGTGGTCAAAGCATGGCTTCTTCGTCCTTCTCTGATGTGGAAGGATGGTAATTGGGTTGAATGGTCCAGTTGTGGGGATAATGATGGCTCTTCCCACGAG GGTGATACCCCACTGGAAAAGCGACCAAGGATATGCAGTCCTGTGATAGAGAACAAAGAGGATAGTACTAAATGTTTTGACAGTAAGGAATCTGAGAAACCTGACAACACAAGATTGCTGGATTTAACTGCTggtgaaaaaatatttaatatcggTAAAAGCACCAGAGACGAGAGTAAGCCTGGTTCACTCAGAATGAAACGTTCTGGTTTAAAGAAAGAAGGATCAAGGGTTATTTTTGGTGTTCCTAAGccaggaaagaaaagaaagtttatgGAAGTAAGCAAACATTATGTTGCGGATCGGAGCAGTAGAACTCTTGGAACAAGTGATTCAGCTAAATTTACAAAGCATTCAATGCCTCGGGGATCTGAGCCTGGAACAAAAAATAAAACTGAACCGAAGGAAAAAAGAAATGTTATATCCAAGCCTAAGGTTCTCAAGTCTGGAAAACCACCTAGTGTTTCTAGTAGAACTATTCCTCAGAAGGACAGCTTATCAAGCATTGTGGGTTCTGAACCTGATGATGCTGTCACTGCAGATGTATCAAAATTCAAGGATTCTGCTAGCGGTGCTGAGAATATATCAGGAGAGCATAACTTGGAGTTGAGATCTTCAAGTTCTGATGGAGCTGCAGAGGGTCAGGTTTTATTTTCTTGTGCTGCTCTCCCATCAGATGCACCCCCCGAGAAAGCTTCCACATCAAACGCTAAATCCGAATCTATTAGTAAAGGGAAACTGGCACCAGTTTCTGGGAAGTTGGCTAAAGTTGAGGAGGAAATGAAAATTGTATCTGAAGCTGTTGAACCTCGTAGATCTAATCGGAAGATTCAGCCAACATCAAGA CTCTTGGAAGGTATACAAAGCTCATTGATCATCTCAAAAGTTCCAGTTTCACATGACAAAGGTCAGAAAGGTCAAAGCAGGAGTACTAGAG GAAGTAACCAAGGTTGA